From a region of the Asterias amurensis chromosome 2, ASM3211899v1 genome:
- the LOC139934060 gene encoding alpha-1,2-mannosyltransferase ALG9-like, which produces MKSSNRSRGKSSGPKRDVPVTNTWENAPKVSPDSLYCWTPQASTALKILISARFCAALLSNISDCDETFNYWEPTHYIIYGQGFQTWEYSPAYAIRSYAYVLLHALPGRLHAQILAANKILVFYFTRCVLGLCCALCELYFYRGVCKNFGASVGRLTLCFSLFSTGMFISSAAFLPSSFSMYMTMVSMAGWYLDNYPVAIIGTAVSALVGWPFAGALGIPIAIDILIRQKRLATFMRWCLVALVFILVPLVWIDSTMFGKLVIAPLNIVMYNVFSDHGANLYGVEPFHFYFINGFLNFNVAFFMALAALPFSFAVNWYVKGRPFASSEPLPHWLTLMPMYLWIVVFFGQAHKEERFLFPIYPFFILGAAITMSSIQKLYHHLFTPYKPQHYTWSSNWLAATVAVLFTVLSLSRSAALFFGYHTPLDVYPLLGSIADDKAIHTLPPERPVNVCVGKEWYRFPSSFFLPDNWRLQFIESEFRGQLPKQYGPGEDATRIIPTDMNEFNLEETSRYLDISKCHYLIDLDLPQETAREPRYSRREEEWEIVGSMPYLDSQRSHRFFRAFFIPFVSGRYVKHGDYNILKTKRRKISKKKTAPKDGPVETK; this is translated from the exons ATGAAGTCAAGTAATAGGAGTAGAGGGAAGTCCAGTGGACCGAAAAGGGATGTACCAGTAACAAACACGTGGGAGAA TGCACCCAAGGTATCACCAGATAGTCTGTACTGCTGGACACCACAAGCCTCTACTGCCCTCAAGATTCTTATATCTGCTCGTTTCTGTGCAGCTCTACTCAGCAACATATCTGACTGCGATGAGACATTCAACTATTGGGAACCT ACTCATTATATAATTTATGGACAAGGATTTCAGACATGGGAGTATTCCCCAGCCTATGCGATTCGTTCTTATGCGTATGTACTTCTACATGCATTGCCTGGAAGACTGCACGCTCAAATACTTGCAGCTAATAAG aTTCTTGTCTTTTATTTCACTCGATGTGTGCTGGGTTTGTGCTGTGCCTTATGTGAGCTGTACTTCTACCG GGGAGTCTGCAAGAATTTTGGGGCAAGCGTTGGACGTCTGACGTTATGTTTCTCTCTGTTCAGTACAGGCATGTTTATATCCAGTGCAG CTTTCCTGCCTAGCAGTTTCTCTATGTACATGACAATGGTATCTATGGCTGGATGGTACTTGGACAATTACCCT GTTGCTATAATAGGTACAGCAGTCAGTGCACTGGTTGGATGGCCATTTGCTGGAGCCTTAGG AATTCCCATAGCCATTGATATCTTGATTCGACAAAAACGACTTGCAACATTTATGAGGTGGTGCTTGGTGGCATTGGTCTTCATATTG GTTCCCTTGGTTTGGATTGATTCAACAATGTTTGGTAAACTCGTTATTGCACCTCTCAACATCGTCATGTACAACGTGTTTAGCGACCATGGTGCAAATTTATACG GTGTGGAGCCGTTTCATTTCTACTTCATCAATGGATTCCTAAATTTCAACGTAGCTTTTTTCATGGCTCTGGCGGCTCTTCCTTTTTCA TTTGCAGTGAACTGGTACGTGAAGGGTCGGCCGTTTGCTAGTTCTGAGCCTCTACCCCACTGGTTGACATTGATGCCCATGTACCTATGGATTGTTGTCTTCTTCGGTCAAGCTCACAAG GAGGAGAGATTTCTGTTTCCCATCTACCCATTCTTCATCTTAGGAGCGGCCATTACAATGTCTTCCATACAG AAACTGTACCATCATCTCTTCACTCCATACAAACCCCAACATTACACATGGTCGTCAAACTGGCTGGCAGCTACTGTTGCTGTGTTATTTACTGTACTTTCTCTATCAAGATCAGCCGCACTCTTCTTTG GTTACCACACCCCTCTGGATGTCTACCCTCTTCTAGGTAGTATAGCTGATGATAAAGCAATACATACATTACCCCCCGAGCGACCCGTCAACGTCTGCGTCGGTAAGGAGTGGTATCGATTCCCAAGTAGCTTCTTCCTTCCAGACAA TTGGAGGTTACAGTTCATTGAGTCTGAGTTCAGAGGTCAACTACCTAAGCAATATGGGCCAGGAGAAGATGCAACTAGAATCATTCCAACAGATATGAATGAATTTAACCTTGAAGAAACATCTAGATAT CTTGACATCTCAAAATGCCATTACCTGATTGATCTAGACCTACCCCAAGAAACAGCGAGAGAACCTCGCTACTCCCGCAGAGAAGAAGAATGGGAGATCGTTGGTAGCATGCCATATCTAGATTCACAAAG GTCTCATCGGTTCTTCAGAGCATTCTTCATTCCGTTTGTATCTGGGAGGTACGTCAAGCATGGTGATTATAATATTCTGAAGACGAAACGAAGGAAGATCAGCAAGAAGAAAACTGCTCCAAAAGATGGTCCAGTAGAGACGAAATGA
- the LOC139934059 gene encoding carnitine O-palmitoyltransferase 2, mitochondrial-like — MASSITKKLVTLSGRCNIPQKIRVFSTSRSSFSSSDYLQTISHVPTMHFQPAIPQLPIPTLQDTCQRYLATKYAFLTSEEYKKTEIVINEFERGEGRELNKALVEQNEKNTHTSYIIGPWMDIYLTSRDSILTTNVALLLSDDSRPAYMHQILRATNITVSLLRFLKSLREEKLVPNVVHKNPALTNTQAFWRSVGSMSAHEAYRHAVKSNVYPLDMSQFQHIFNATRIPKPIRDELFCDVTQRHVLVMCRGHLYVVDVLEEDGSIVSGQSIQAQLQFIFDDSASSPPQDHPVGFLTTQDRDTWAHLRKHIVELSKDNQDNMTLIDSALFCLCLEDDSKNDNLEGLLWRGTFGNADNRWLDKTVKLIITKAGRTLLNCDHSSLDGMTMSTITTEAFQDSIDRPAVSPEGAISNADHSKTVRKLEFNFDTVIRQGIEKAKVDHIQNNQLNVQSLDYKKYGSTFLKECRLSPDAIAQLAMQIAYHRVNGNIPVTFESCSTALYKHGRIELIFPATSETKRCAEAFNGNTSVSLAEKVSLLKACSDKHRQLAAEAKAGQGCDCHVYALVTLAMKTGMSIPSAIQNSSFADPEITLSSGTTGTHIGLDCAAYPPETSSGIGVAYIVGKEAMRWICTSYKTSPSLSGFVEGIQQAFDEIHEVLEKNSK; from the exons ATGGCATCTAGCATCACCAAGAaactg GTGACTTTGTCAGGCAGATGTAACATACCTCAAAAGATAAGAGTGTTTTCAACATCAAG ATCATCTTTCTCATCGTCGGACTATCTTCAAACCATCAGTCAtgttcccacaatgcatttccAACCAGCCATTCCACAGCTACCCATCCCAACACTACAAGACACATGTCAACGTTACCTAGCAACCAAGTATGCTTTTCTCACCTCGGAGGAATACAAGAAGACGGAAATCGTGATTAATGAGTTTGAGAGAGGAGAGGGTCGGG AGCTAAACAAAGCATTGGTGGAGCAGAAcgagaaaaacacacacacaagctaCATTATAG GTCCGTGGATGGACATATACTTAACGTCCAGAGATTCAATTCTCACCACAAATGTTGCATTGTTACTGAGTGATGACTCCAGGCCAGCTTACATGCATCAG ATACTTAGAGCAACAAATATCACCGTCTCGTTACTGAGGTTCTTGAAGAGTTTGAGGGAAGAAAAACTGGTACCTAATGTCGTTCATAAGAACCCAGCTCTGACTAACACTCAAGCATTTTGGCGATCTGTTGG GTCTATGTCTGCACATGAAGCCTACAGACACGCAGTGAAAAGCAACGTGTATCCCTTAGATATGAGTCAATTTCAACATATTTTCAATGCAACGAGAATTCCTAAACCAATCAGAGATGAGCTGTTTTGTGACGTGACCCAACGTCATGTGCTGGTGATGTGCAGGGGTCATTTGTATGTAGTTGACGTTCTAGAAGAAGATG GGAGTATTGTATCTGGACAGAGCATCCAAGCTCAGCTTCAGTTTATCTTTGATGATTCTGCATCCTCTCCACCACAGGATCATCCTGTCGGTTTCTTGACCACACAAGACCGTGACACGTGGGCACATCTTCGGAAGCACATTGTAGAATTATCTAAAG aTAACCAAGACAACATGACGCTGATAGATTCAGCTCTGTTCTGCCTGTGTCTGGAGGATGACTCAAAAAACGATAACTTGGAAGGCTTACTCTGGAGGGGAACGTTTGGAAATGCTGACAATAG GTGGTTGGATAAAACAGTTAAGCTCATTATAACAAAAGCTGGACGCACACTTCTCAACTGCGACCATTCGTCCCTGGATGGAATGACAATGTCAACAATTACAACCGAGGCCTTTCAAGATTCTATCGACCGACCTGCTGTGTCACCAGAGGGCGCCATTAGCAACGCAGATCACTCAAAGACAGTCAGGAAG CTTGAGTTTAACTTCGATACCGTTATTCGCCAAGGAATTGAGAAGGCCAAAGTTGATCACATACAAAACAACCAGCTAAACGTGCAGTCTTTGGACTACAAGAAATATGGATCTACCTTCCTGAAAGAGTGCAGACTGAGCCCAGACGCCATAGCACAACTGGCCATGCAG ATAGCCTATCATCGAGTAAATGGCAACATACCAGTAACCTTTGAGTCTTGCAGTACAGCCCTCTACAAACATGGTCGTATAGAATTAATCTTTCCTGCCACATCAGAGACCAAGAGGTGCGCTGAGGCATTCAATGGAAACACTTCAGTCAGTCTAGCAGAGAAAGTCAGTTTGCTTAAAGCATGTTCTGATAAACATAGACAGCTCGCTGCAGAGGCAAAGGCTG GTCAGGGTTGTGATTGCCATGTCTATGCGTTAGTAACATTGGCAATGAAAACGGGAATGTCCATCCCTAGTGCCATCCAGAACTCTTCCTTTGCAGATCCAGAAATCACGCTGTCATCAGGCACAACAGGGACACATATTGGTCTTGATTGTGCAGCATATCCCCCCGAGACATCTAGTGGAATAGGGGTGGCATATATTGTGGGAAAAGAAGCCATGCGATGGATATGTACAAGCTATAAGACATCCCCAAGCCTGTCAGGCTTTGTAGAAGGTATCCAACAAGCATTTGACGAGATTCATGAAGTCTTGGAAAAAAACAGCAAATGA
- the LOC139934061 gene encoding PRA1 family protein 3-like gives MKGHHAKLTQLQKTAKMDDVEVPPLRSLNDFLLESARFSTPAFNNLTRWTNRVIDNLLYYQCNYILTAVLAFLIVGTMNPRAMLVGILTMVVIFAIFIYTTNNRSEMQRFKRSHPFICFLLVLVCCFLLLKVFGGLLVFVWGVTLPIAIIFIHASMRMRNVKNKMSKKLESLGLKRTPMGILLYQLGLEEQARS, from the exons ATGAAAGGGCACCATGCTAAGCTGACACAACTACAGAAAACTGCAAAAATGGACGATGTGGAAGTACCTCCCTTGCGATCGTTGAATGATTTTCTCCTGGAGTCGGCTCGGTTCTCTACCCCTGCCTTTAATAATTTAACAAGATGGACCAACCGTGTGATAGACAACCTCCTGTATTACCAATGCAACTATATACTGACTGCTGTGCTGGCATTTCTTATAGTCGG GACGATGAATCCCAGAGCAATGTTAGTCGGCATCTTGACCATGGTCGTCATCTTTGCTATCTTCATCTACACCACAAATAACCGCTCTGAGATGCAGCGATTCAAGAGGAGTCATCCTTTTATCTGTTTCCTGCTCGTCTTGGTTTGCTGCTTTCTCTTATTGAAGGTGTTTGGTGGTCTGTTGGTCTTTGTATGGGGTGTTACACTTCCAATTGCAA TTATCTTTATTCATGCCTCCATGAGAATGCGCAACGTTAAGAACAAAATGAGCAAGAAGCTTGAGTCACTGGGACTCAAGAGAACACCCATGGGGATCCTCCTCTACCAGCTGGGTCTAGAGGAGCAGGCGCGGTCTTGA